The following proteins come from a genomic window of Gossypium raimondii isolate GPD5lz chromosome 5, ASM2569854v1, whole genome shotgun sequence:
- the LOC105768609 gene encoding LOB domain-containing protein 12, whose protein sequence is MGRVARPNGPPGVMRSCSPCAACKFLRRRCAEDCIFAPYFPSQDPHRFAIVHKVFGASNISKALQELPVDQRGDAASSMVFEANARVRDPVYGCVGAISYLQNQVSQLQMQLTVAQTELLRIKMQQDLPSPPYLAPTNNFNNIDSQPAYLNFPPSTNVIQDPSLKTESIWT, encoded by the exons atgggccgggtggCTCGGCCCAACGGCCCGCCCG GAGTCATGAGAAGTTGTTCACCATGCGCAGCCTGCAAATTCCTCAGGCGTCGCTGCGCCGAAGATTGCATCTTTGCCCCTTACTTTCCTTCTCAGGACCCTCACAGGTTTGCTATTGTTCACAAAGTCTTCGGCGCTAGCAATATCAGCAAAGCGTTGCAG GAGCTTCCTGTAGACCAGAGAGGCGACGCTGCGAGTAGCATGGTTTTCGAAGCAAATGCAAGAGTGAGAGATCCTGTTTATGGATGTGTTGGGGCCATATCCTACCTTCAAAATCAAGTTTCGCAGTTGCAGATGCAGCTAACCGTGGCTCAGACTGAGTTACTTCGCATTAAGATGCAACAAGATTTGCCTTCGCCGCCTTACCTTGCACCCACTAATAACTTCAATAACATTGATTCTCAGCCTGCATACCTCAACTTCCCTCCTTCTACCAATGTAATCCAAGACCCATCTCTCAAAACTGAATCTATTTGGACTTAA
- the LOC105771360 gene encoding protein CHLOROPLAST IMPORT APPARATUS 2, with protein sequence MGYNSMLKTPKKEEQQVPDASTASEFDDTKGSYAHGEIDIIEELEGILGVENEDLSGDKVHAHLTWDFMDWETGFQNAEEEEGEEEEGDRKYFEEYNQAVKTEHLGFWEVDDEKRVSLNLNLNYQDVLDAWSDRGPLWADDYSISTATNGNAYYMGEVPMMEFEERTRREASVLRYKEKRQSRLFCKKIRYQVRKLNADKRPRLKGRFVKRVS encoded by the exons ATGGGGTACAATTCAATGTTAAAGACCCCCAAGAAGGAAGAACAACAAGTTCCAGATGCGAGTACCGCTTCTGAATTCGACGATACCAAAGGAAGCTATGCACATGGAGAGATTGATATTATTGAAGAACTGGAAGGTATTTTGGGGGTTGAAAATGAAGATTTGTCAGGGGATAAGGTACATGCTCATCTCACTTGGGACTTCATGGACTGGGAAACAGGGTTCCAGAATgcggaagaagaagaaggtgaagaagaGGAGGGAGACCGGAAATACTTTGAAGAGTATAACCAGGCTGTAAAGACGGAGCATCTTGGTTTCTGGGAAGTAGATGATGAGAAAAGGGTTTCTTTGAACTTGAACTTGAATTATCAAGATGTCTTGGATGCATGGTCCGATCGTGGTCCTCTATGGGCAGATGATTATTCCATTTCAACCGCCACCAATGGCAATGCCTACTAT ATGGGAGAAGTGCCAATGATGGAATTCGAAGAAAGAACAAGAAGGGAAGCTAGTGTTCTAAGATACAAAGAGAAGCGTCAGTCTAGACTGTTCTGCAAGAAGATAAGGTATCAAGTCCGCAAACTCAATGCAGATAAAAGACCCAGGCTCAAG GGCCGGTTCGTGAAGAGAGTTTCCTAA